The proteins below come from a single Drosophila kikkawai strain 14028-0561.14 chromosome 3R, DkikHiC1v2, whole genome shotgun sequence genomic window:
- the Nuak gene encoding uncharacterized protein Nuak isoform X8 — MVISKPDTTPNGAAGGTGAGATAESATPGGLDGTGNSLAHPSGIPQDQIDNIMSSIHNTGNVKMNNHRKKLRQRFDIIKKLGQGTYGKVQLGINKETGQEVAIKTIKKCKIEAEADLVRIRREVQIMSSVHHPNIIHIYEVFENREKMVLVMEFAAGGELYDYLSERKVLGEEEARRIFRQVATAVYYCHKHKICHRDLKLENILLDEKGNAKIADFGLSNVFDDQRLLGTFCGSPLYASPEIVEGTPYQGPEVDCWSLGVLLYTLVYGSMPFDGSNFKRLVKQISQGDYYEPRKPSRASTLIRDMLTVCPKKRATIEQICSHWWVNENDNVSCLDLAEDLANQTPVRLDVLLSLTPSAITADQLVVPSAEAAAAKAAANERVPRSHSVGSIRDMGPPNTEAERRILDMVAAGGEAALMPSPTRTITPAQSPVQTKRKLQPTVSMENAAGTTAKKKEKPANSSFVIRAAPPGAAPVTEVPKAIVTPEDTLMEADPMAHVPEEASTAPSYSQKDMKMVGDLCEQLIGDGVANTNIPSAAVPPSLSAVARQATKGKLDAVAEIPEEKDPTKVIKKFVNKHKTADLVNAINECASKAGKPSAGAAPPPPFVRKCSLQDESTLNNFNAERRKSRILETAEKFQPPPPLTQIAEKPKKLSIPGVSVGSFKKEFERKAINPPVTDSPTPGELRAKEQVAAAAAAAQEAEVLGTPPASPVAATSQSLEASDSKNSVSSISLDEARRSMENSIALLLQAQNESSKEVDQLCAQTETIGVNDPATVEDRERKLKNARAIIGNAIQPVIRRPTPFHGIGNGFGNGNDIGGGGIVGGTAKHALSGSSFMGFMGAEARAEAVVTSPPILAPQTAPPVLISPHALAAAKQTIQQRIFGGGCNQVGPVNRRPYTWQPQASYSTASIFQPEQTGQGTSFKTLQEQYQQRCQNQDQDQRTSALFTPPPSPQCVASSNTNTNSSRNNNNSRFNPMPNANYNVNSRTRPFNHNQAQDTLNTNASATCAFPGVMWLKSSPGGTEGPPTPPAAVKTSTASITLKSATLPRRKINAKAEMQLDIKPRIPEQPAMPQPTMRFSTEMQHAVPDLRSAPPREGPIPYSPIKTTLQARATSLEPKEHVITIQRPPTQHAYGRTGSNTTTRSGSLSRQSTVESESDATTTVTNLSQATVTSQGTSQPIKKSPREFIIPIAVEGGGFITPRERSVEPSESSQTTSSRSTFSRLRPSRRISSLLSEAGFDEGSPFQKMRTTSITRDGGSGGVEEETRFTPHRLRSSRPVKKISQENDSQSSNEEDDDDDDGFEILTAENLFSTLLQRVRALTNRLNVNSDLPVGFPSHSSRLLTDISRQAQSHSPFWSQGGPFASVQRSQVSYSFSETVEKKKVRVNSSSNSSGLGAPWRHSMSRDLGSDMESMFSRTGATLPRGHQGSKGKPSTASAHVERGSTECTTNSANGEEAVDLADLDLSRLKLSKKDLATLSSITPGLPKCFQEQLLAKLPPTQARKLSRTLSVQTGAPTSSATPKTYKRSQSGGRGYIPDHQQQQDELLDFKPKTDAPKTTLASTAIYRRSLSRSQAPAQASAQEAEIRSTQSTKSRSSSVCREDYGKSSLCSSSTYTSEISDKYKYYSPYLSKSSNVSPSLAPKDAPEKGYSAGIGRPPSGCLSPPPQLPQVPASEGTSSLKIGRSSQRRISRFLRPDFFDDPRDRETQSIQREIREKSTDRHEQRPQSQDMRRRKHSLPNVEQAEPPLEPGSNPSSIRHSRNKSMELFPDLQPQSAQDPLKTSSLRLRSASKSREPETDLDKQELADKILQELQILSAARTQSDQGKETEKTVETSTIKKAKKVKPKETTVGELELTRMATATTSTTTTLVRKVKKVTKKEDEATNADNSDLASSASRETKLKRPKSYPMKDLGLSMKSPADLAEQTSSILPSKLPSKLPSVVPNESGSAEAATRESRLMRPKSYPTTKLATPKELRKVTRSGVAIPTIAESTPAPSVMTTPTSSKSTSEEKSPSATPTGTMTTVTDAKDTGSSSDSRPTTIKKIIKVSKKSKLVPPTPLTPTPPTTTATTTPVDSSKESSPVIKVKEKSPDKKPSKGLLYALGQKFERLRDSAMSKEKKMGSTGAAASLACTQKQGSPENRISPHKSKKKVPDTEKPLEEDKRVDKRSRFDNILRSLRERSVPRSQPNGRIMRLKRAASFEELHAGSQEGQGRSEGAVNKMLGGFLRRFDKESSLQRRVRSTRSTSNIERQVREEQDLDVSLPASPIYQNVVKALKAKADPALPQTSEQNCNCETACPDCSQNNRQTLQTSSNAPPSAAAINKEKRKGLMLDLASANGSGNAAPGSLSTAPATTNGSSYRGANTNPTLLNGNTGLVIYSNLPPYPGTTKSASSNNSSSQQSMENATNNNSTNTNHNCSSQTSGYRTSSAHEINRNNTLLTPSFENIANYSSDSHSYHDDCASTSTFLSPTEEPELYFDNWSICSEDNYMLHTTPSPTVSRLSRASLSSPTRYSESSDPNESVIDRIKRRSFYSRFNEQKKPRRTSSIVGPSAVRDYYREQHAAVKARSSHKLHATDLDPPPVRAHSPDIAQQFFRPLKLSPVGTELKPPVYRSPLDYSSSSGASGSTTKPRKSLNDIRNTSPSFLSKRYETHDYSSVPMRYKSSSSSSPSNGAIASGYYNTYNPKRRSSYTINASLPTTTSTSSGAASSHLDSYATLGRRSIRSYDHRTMSLLEPPTASRSGEGSSSYQRRETRTPVRDYTSSISRSGSRYRTSSATRSPTNI; from the exons GCAAAGTGCAGTTAGGTATTAATAAAGAGACTGGCCAGGAGGTGGCCattaaaaccataaaaaagtGCAAAATCGAAGCCGAGGCGGACTTGGTGCGCATACGGCGTGAAGTGCAAATCATGAGTTCTGTTCATCACCCAAACATCATCCACATCTACGAAG TGTTTGAGAATCGCGAGAAAATGGTGCTTGTCATGGAGTTTGCCGCAGGCGGCGAGCTTTACGACTACCTGTCCGAGCGGAAGGTTCTCGGCGAGGAGGAGGCTCGTCGCATTTTCCGACAAGTGGCCACCGCTGTCTACTACTGTCACAAGCACAAAATCTGCCACCGCGATCTCAAGCTGGAGAACATACTACTAGACGAGAAGGGTAATGCTAAG ATTGCCGACTTTGGTCTCTCGAATGTGTTTGATGACCAGCGCCTGCTTGGCACCTTCTGCGGCTCACCGCTGTACGCCTCGCCGGAGATCGTGGAGGGTACCCCGTACCAGGGACCAGAGGTGGACTGCTGGTCTTTGGGCGTACTGCTCTATACGCTGGTCTACGGCTCCATGCCCTTCGACGGCTCAAACTTTAAGCGGCTGGTGAAGCAAATCAGTCAGGGCGACTACTATGAGCCGCGGAAACCCTCGCGCGCCTCCACCCTGATCCGCGACATGCTGACGGTCTGTCCCAAAAAGCGAGCCACCATCGAGCAGATCTGCTCTCATTGGTGGGTGAATGAGAATGATAACGTCTCCTGCCTGGACCTAGCCGAGGACCTGGCCAACCAGACGCCTGTTCGCCTGGACGTATTGCTCTCCCTCACGCCGTCAGCCATCACGGCGGACCAGTTGGTGGTGCCGTCAGCAGAAGCAGCTGCTGCGAAGGCTGCAGCCAACGAGCGGGTCCCACGCTCGCACTCGGTTGGCTCGATCCGGGACATGGGACCGCCGAACACAGAGGCGGAGCGCCGTATACTGGACATGGTTGCCG CCGGAGGAGAAGCAGCCTTGATGCCCTCGCCTACAAGAACCATTACTCCTGCCCAGAGTCCTGTGCAAACGAAGAGAAAACTGCAACCCACTGTGTCCATGGAGAATGCGGCAGGGACCACGGCCAAGAAGAAGGAGAAACCGGCAAACAGCTCTTTTGTGATCAGAGCGGCTCCACCGGGAGCAGCTCCAGTAACTGAGGTACCAAAGGCCATCGTCACACCTGAGGACACGCTAATGGAGGCGGATCCGATGGCCCATGTTCCGGAGGAAGCGAGCACAGCTCCCAGCTACTCCCAGAAAGACATGAAAATGGTCGGCGATTTATGCGAGCAACTGATTGGCGACGGCGTCGCTAACACCAATATCCCATCGGCGGCGGTACCACCAAGTCTATCAGCTGTTGCCCGCCAGGCCACCAAAGGAAAGCTAGATGCTGTGGCGGAGATTCCCGAGGAGAAAGACCCCACTAAAGTGATAAAGAAGTTTGTAAACAAGCACAAGACGGCCGATCTGGTCAATGCCATTAATGAGTGCGCCTCCAAGGCCGGAAAGCCATCAGCTGGAGCTGCACCGCCTCCTCCCTTCGTGCGGAAGTGCAGTCTGCAGGATGAATCCACGCTGAACAATTTCAACGCCGAGCGCCGGAAATCCCGCATCCTAGAGACTGCAGAGAAGTTCCAGCCCCCGCCGCCACTGACCCAGATTGCAGAGAAGCCCAAGAAACTCAGCATACCTGGTGTCAGTGTAGGCAGCTTTAAGAAGGAGTTCGAGCGAAAGGCCATTAATCCTCCGGTCACGGATAGCCCCACTCCTGGTGAACTGAGAGCTAAAGAGCAGGTggcagccgctgctgctgctgcgcagGAAGCCGAGGTCTTGGGAACACCACCCGCATCGCCAGTGGCTGCCACCAGCCAGTCCCTTGAGGCAAGTGACTCTAAGAATTCGGTGTCATCCATTTCGCTGGACGAGGCGCGTCGCTCCATGGAGAACTCCATTGCACTGCTGCTGCAAGCCCAAAACGAATCCAGCAAGGAGGTCGATCAGCTGTGTGCCCAGACTGAGACCATCGGAGTGAACGATCCCGCGACGGTGGAGGATCGGGAGCGTAAGTTGAAAAACGCGCGCGCTATCATCGGAAATGCAATCCAACCGG TGATACGCCGGCCAACACCGTTTCATGGCATCGGCAACGGCTTTGGCAATGGCAATGACATTGGGGGCGGCGGAATTGTGGGCGGGACAGCCAAGCACGCCCTGAGCGGCAGCAGTTTCATGGGCTTCATGGGAGCGGAAGCAAGAGCAGAAGCGGTGGTCACATCCCCGCCTATCTTGGCACCTCAGACGGCACCGCCTGTACTGATCTCGCCCCACGCTCTGGCTGCGGCTAAACAAACGATACAACAGCGAATCTTTGGAGGCGGCTGCAACCAGGTGGGACCCGTGAATCGGAGGCCATACACCTGGCAGCCGCAGGCTTCCTACAGCACGGCCAGTATATTCCAGCCGGAACAGACTGGGCAGGGAACATCGTTCAAAACGCTGCAAGAGCAGTATCAGCAGCGGTGTCAGAACCAGGATCAGGATCAGAGGACAAGTGCTTTATTCACGCCGCCCCCGTCGCCGCAGTGCGtcgccagcagcaacaccaacaccaacagcagcagaaacaacaacaacagcagattCAACCCGATGCCCAATGCCAATTACAATGTCAATTCGCGCACGAGACCATTCAATCATAATCAAGCTCAAGACACACTCAATACCAATGCCAGTGCTACATGTGCCTTCCCTGGGGTCATGTGGCTCAAAT CCTCGCCAGGAGGTACGGAGGGACCGCCCACTCCTCCGGCAGCGGTAAAGACATCGACGGCCTCGATTACTCTAAAATCAGCCACTTTGCCGCGCCGCAAGATCAACGCCAAGGCTGAGATGCAGCTGGACATTAAACCGAGGATTCCAGAGCAACCAGCGATGCCCCAACCGACCATGCGCTTCAGCACAGAAATGCAGCATGCGGTTCCTGACCTGCGTAGCGCCCCGCCACGCGAGGGCCCGATCCCGTACAGCCCCATCAAAACGACTCTGCAGGCCAGGGCTACAAGTCTGGAGCCCAAGGAGCACGTCATAACCATCCAGAGGCCGCCCACGCAGCACGCCTACGGGCGCACCGGATCTAACACAACTACGCG ttCCGGTTCTCTGTCACGCCAGTCGACGGTGGAATCCGAGTCGGATGCTACTACCACGGTTACAAACTTGTCGCAGGCCACAGTCACCAGCCAGGGCACCTCGCAGCCCATCAAGAAAAGTCCGAGGGAGTTCATCATACCGATTGCTGTCGAGGGCGGTGGCTTCATCACGCCGCGGGAGCGTAGCGTTGAGCCCTCGGAATCGAGTCAGACCACCAGCAGTCGGTCCACCTTTAGCCGCCTGCGTCCGTCGCGTCGCATCAG CTCACTCCTAAGCGAGGCCGGCTTTGACGAGGGCTCGCCATTCCAGAAGATGCGCACCACTTCGATAACCCGGGATGGCGGAAGCGGAGGCGTCGAAGAGGAGACCCGCTTCACCCCGCACCGACTCAG GAGCTCAAGGCCTGTTAAGAAAATTAGTCAGGAAAACGATTCGCAGAGCTCCAATGAGgaggacgacgatgacgacgatggCTTTGAGATACTCACGGCGGAAAATCTGTTCTCGACGCTTCTGCAGCGG GTGCGGGCTCTGACGAATCGCCTGAACGTCAACAGTGACCTGCCTGTAGGATTCCCCAGCCATTCTAGTCGCCTGCTCACGGATATTTCGCGGCAGGCCCAGAGTCACAGTCCGTTCTGGAGCCAAGGTGGTCCCTTCGCCAG TGTTCAAAGATCTCAAGTTAGTTATTCGTTTAGCGAGACGGTTGAGAAAAAGAAAGT TCGCgtgaacagcagcagcaacagcagcggacTGGGCGCACCCTGGCGGCACAGCATGTCCCGGGACTTGGGCAGCGACATGGAATCGATGTTTTCGCGCACAGGGGCCACGCTGCCAAGAG GTCACCAGGGATCCAAAGGGAAGCCCAGCACTGCTTCTGCTCATGTGGAAAGGGGATCTACCGAGTGTACAACGAATTCTGCAAACGGTGAGGAGGCTGTGGACTTGGCCGATCTCGATCTGTCGCGGCTGAAGCTTAGCAAGAAGGACTTGGCGACCTTGTCTAGCATAACTCCGGGACTGCCCAAGTGCTTCCAGGAGCAGCTTCTGGCTAAGCTACCGCCCACCCAGGCCCGGAAGCTATCACGCACTCTGAGCGTTCAGACCGGCGCACCCACCAGTTCTGCCACGCCCAAGACCTACAAGCGCAGTCAGAGCGGGGGCAGGGGCTACATTCCAGatcatcagcaacagcaggacgAATTGTTGGATTTCAAGCCGAAAACCGATGCACCTAAAACCACTTTAGCGAGCACAGCCATTTACCGGAGAAGCCTTAGCCGCAGCCAGGCGCCCGCGCAAGCCTCGGCACAGGAAGCGGAGATCAGATCCACACAGAGCACTAAATCCAGGAGCAGCAGTGTCTGCAGGGAGGACTATGGAAAATCCTCACTGTGCAGCAGTAGCACCTACACCAGTGAAATCAGCGACAAGTACAAATACTACTCCCCCTACTTGAGCAAGTCGAGCAACGTAAGTCCATCGCTTGCTCCAAAAGATGCTCCGGAGAAGGGCTACAGTGCCGGCATCGGGCGTCCTCCGAGTGGATGTCTTTCACCTCCACCTCAACTTCCACAAGTTCCTGCCTCGGAAGGCACCAGCTCCCTCAAAATCGGACGGTCCTCGCAGCGCAGAATCTCGCGCTTCCTGCGACCCGACTTCTTCGATGATCCCAGAGATCGGGAAACCCAGAGTATCCAGAGGGAAATACGGGAGAAGTCCACCGACCGCCATGAACAGAGGCCACAGTCTCAGGATATGAGGCGGCGAAAGCACAGCTTACCAAATGTAGAGCAAGCAGAGCCACCTTTAGAACCGGGCTCCAATCCATCATCCATACGTCACTCGCGTAATAAAAGCATGGAACTATTTCCAGATCTGCAACCGCAATCAGCCCAAGATCCTTTAAAGACTTCTAGTCTCCGCTTACGAAGTGCATCAAAATCTCGGGAACCGGAAACCGACCTGGATAAGCAAGAACTGGCGGACAAGATACTGCAAGAGCTGCAAATCCTTTCCGCTGCGAGAACTCAAAGTGACCAAGGCAAGGAGACTGAAAAAACGGTGGAGACTTCTACCAtcaaaaaagccaaaaaggtAAAACCCAAGGAGACCACAGTCGGTGAACTAGAATTGACCAGAATGGCAACTGCGACTACGTCGACAACAACGACTTTGGTGCGAAAGGTCAAGAAGGTCACCAAAAAGGAGGATGAAGCCACAAATGCGGATAATTCTGATTTGGCGAGCTCTGCTTCCAGGGAAACCAAGCTGAAGAGGCCCAAATCGTACCCCATGAAAGATTTAGGACTGAGTATGAAGTCTCCCGCAGACCTGGCTGAGCAGACTTCCTCAATCCTGCCCAGCAAACTGCCCAGCAAACTACCCTCGGTCGTGCCCAATGAATCTGGGTCTGCGGAGGCTGCTACTCGAGAGAGTCGATTAATGAGACCGAAAAGCTACCCGACCACGAAGTTGGCAACTCCCAAAGAGCTGCGCAAGGTCACGCGAAGCGGAGTAGCTATACCCACAATAGCGGAAAGCACTCCAGCTCCATCGGTTATGACCACACCTACTAGTTCCAAGTCCACATCTGAGGAGAAATCACCGTCGGCCACGCCAACTGGAACTATGACGACGGTTACGGATGCGAAGGACACTGGATCCTCTAGCGACTCACGCCCCACCACCATCAAGAAGATTATAAAAGTATCTAAGAAGTCGAAGCTGGTGCCTCCCACACCACTTACACCCACTCCGCCGACAACCACGGCGACAACCACTCCCGTGGACAGCTCCAAGGAGTCCAGTCCAGTGATTAAAGTAAAGGAAAAGTCGCCTGATAAAAAACCCAGCAAGGGCTTGCTCTACGCACTGGGCCAGAAGTTTGAGAGGCTACGAGATTCCGCGATGAGCAAGGAGAAAAAGATGGGatccaccggagctgctgcttCTCTGGCCTGCACCCAAAAGCAGGGATCACCTGAGAATCGCATTTCACCGCATAAATCAAAGAAGAAAGTCCCCGATACAGAGAAACCTTTGGAAGAAGACAAGCGAGTGGATAAAAGATCCCGTTTTGACAACATTCTGCGATCCCTGAGGGAAAGATCAGTACCAAGATCTCAGCCCAATGGAAGGATTATGCGTCTCAAGAGGGCGGCTAGCTTTGAGGAACTTCACGCGGGCTCCCAAGAGGGTCAGGGTAGATCAGAAGGGGCAGTGAACAAGATGCTCGGTGGCTTTCTTCGCCGCTTCGATAAGGAGAGTAGCTTACAACGGCGGGTTCGGAGTACACGGTCCACCAGCAACATTGAGCGACAGGTTCGGGAGGAGCAGGATCTGGATGTCTCGCTACCAGCCTCGCCCATCTACCAAAATGTGGTGAAGGCCTTAAAGGCGAAAGCAGATCCAGCTCTCCCTCAAACCAGCGAGCAGAACTGTAACTGCGAGACGGCCTGTCCTGATTGCAGTCAAAACAATAGGCAGACTCTTCAAACCTCCAGCAATGCGCCGCCGTCAGCTGCGGCAATCAACAAGGAGAAGCGCAAAGGGCTAATGCTGGATTTAGCCAGCGCCAACGGGTCAGGCAACGCCGCTCCCGGCTCGTTGTCCACTGCTCCTGCGACGACAAACGGCAGCAGCTACCGAGGAGCCAACACAAATCCAACTTTACTCAATGGCAACACGGGACTGGTCATCTACTCTAACCTGCCACCCTATCCGGGAACCACCAAAAGCGCTAGCTCCAACAATAGCTCCAGCCAGCAGTCTATGGAGAACGCCACCAACAACAACTCGACTAACACAAACCACAACTGCAGCTCCCAGACCTCCGGCTACAGGACCTCCTCGGCTCACGAAATCAATCGGAACAATACGCTGCTCACGCCCTCCTTCGAGAACATTGCCAACTACTCGTCGGACTCGCACAGCTATCATGACGACTGCGCCTCCACCTCTACGTTCCTCTCACCCACCGAAGAGCCGGAGTTGTACTTTGACAACTGGTCTATATGCTCCGAGGACAACTATATGCTCCACACTACGCCTTCACCCACGGTGTCTCGTCTATCTCGGGCGTCCCTGTCCTCGCCCACGCGCTACTCGGAGAGCTCTGATCCCAACGAGAGTGTGATCGACCGGATTAAGAGGCGTAGCTTCTATAGCCGTTTTAACGAACAGAAGAAACCGCGTCGCACCAGCAGCATTGTGGGTCCATCGGCGGTAAGGGACTACTACCGGGAGCAGCATGCAGCGGTCAAGGCCCGCTCCAGTCACAAGCTGCACGCCACGGATCTAGATCCGCCGCCGGTTCGAGCTCACTCTCCGGACATAGCCCAGCAGTTCTTCAGGCCCCTGAAATTGAGTCCCGTAGGAACGGAGCTCAAGCCTCCTGTTTACCGCTCTCCTCTAgactactcctcctcctcgggaGCCTCTGGATCCACTACCAAGCCGAGGAAGAGCCTAAATGACATTCGGAATACCTCGCCCTCGTTTCTCAGCAAGCGCTATGAGACGCACGACTACAGCTCCGTGCCCATGCGCTACAAGAGCTCATCGAGCTCGAGTCCTAGCAATGGGGCGATCGCCAGTGGCTACTACAACACCTACAATCCGAAAAGACGATCTTCGTACACAATAAATGCTAGCCTGCCTACCACCACCAGCACAAGCAGCGGCGCAGCAAGCAGCCACCTGGATAGTTATGCAACCTTGGGTAGACGATCCATCCGGTCGTATGACCATAGAACGATGTCCCTACTTGAGCCCCCGACGGCCAGCCGGAGCGGCGAAGGCAGCTCCTCCTACCAGCGGAGGGAGACGCGTACTCCCGTTCGAGATTACACATCCAGCATTTCCAG ATCCGGATCGCGCTATCGCACTTCATCTGCCACTCGCAGTCCTACAAATATTTGA